The Mixophyes fleayi isolate aMixFle1 chromosome 1, aMixFle1.hap1, whole genome shotgun sequence genome includes a region encoding these proteins:
- the TMEM129 gene encoding E3 ubiquitin-protein ligase TM129, with the protein MPRGPAGRKCASVPGLPSAAMESPAATFTLAYVVFAVCFVFTPNEFHSAGITVQNLLSGWLGSEDVSFIHHHIRRTTATMLLHSLLPLGYYIGMCFAAPEKKLYYIYTASDGWKVYTLTAVILPTITSLLALYWSQKRWSKHPLAWILSCHALPQSGWWVVASSINTEFRRIDKFATGVPGARVIVTDTWVMKVTTYWVYVAQQQDIHLTVTESRQHELSPDANTPVQFITIRVASINPKVRPFDIRLNSTEYGELREKLHAPIRNAANVVIHQTLSDIFLETFRSLVEANQYYELPSNQEVETCIGCMQTNANIKLVKYCQEPNEGECQQCYCRPMWCLTCMGKWFASRQDQQHPETWLSSQVPCPTCRAKFCIVDVCVIR; encoded by the exons ATGCCCCGCGGCCCAGCTGGGCGGAAGTGCGCGTCAGTCCCCGGGCTGCCCTCAGCTGCTATGGAGAGCCCCGCTGCTACCTTCACCTTAGCCTACGTGGTGTTCGCGGTGTGTTTCGTGTTCACCCCCAATGAGTTCCACTCAGCCGGCATCACGGTGCAGAACCTGCTGTCTGGCTGGCTGGGGAGTGAGGACGTGTCCTTCATTCACCACCATATCAGGAGGACCACGGCCACCATGCTGCTGCACTCCCTGCTGCCCCTGG GCTACTACATTGGAATGTGTTTTGCAGCCCCTGAGAAAAAGCTGTATTATATCTACACAGCTAGCGATGGCTGGAAAGTGTACACATTGACAGCGGTCATCCTTCCAACGATTACCAGCCTCCTAGCTCTCTACTGGTCACAGAAGCGGTGGAGTAAGCACCCTCTGGCCTGGATCCTGTCTTGTCACGCGCTTCCTCAGTCTGGCTGGTGGGTTGTGGCCTCTTCCATCAACACTGAGTTCAGGAGAATCGACAAGTTTGCAACAGGGGTCCCTGGAGCCAGAGTCATTGTCACGGACACGTGGGTTATGAAAGTGACCACTTATTGGGTTTACGTGGCACAGCAACAAGACATTCACCTTACAGTGACTGAATCCAGGCAACATGAATTGTCTCCTGATGCAAACACCCCTGTCCAGTTTATTACAATACGGGTGGCCAGTATTAACCCCAAAGTGCGTCCTTTCGATATCAG GTTGAATTCAACAGAATATGGAGAGCTTAGAGAGAAGCTTCACGCCCCCATCCGAAATGCAGCCAATGTTGTAATTCATCAGACCTTGAGTGACATATTCCTGGAGACTTTCCGATCTCTTGTGGAAGCCAATCAGTACTACGAACTGCCTAGCAATCAG GAAGTCGAGACCTGTATCGGCTGCATGCAGACCAACGCCAACATCAAGCTGGTGAAATATTGCCAGGAACCCAATGAAGGCGAGTGCCAGCAATGTTACTGCAGACCAATGTGGTGCCTTACCTGTATGGGGAAGTGGTTCGCAAGCCGCCAGGACCAGCAGCACCCAGAGACCTGGCTGTCGAGCCAAGTGCCTTGCCCTACCTGCCGAGCCAAGTTCTGTATTGTGGACGTATGCGTAATACGGTGA